ATCCACGAGGACACCGTGGTCGCGATTCTCGCCGAGCGGTACGTCCGGACTGCCGAGGCGGCCGACCCGGTCGTCGTCACGACACCGAACGCCTCGGCGCGCATCGACGAGCGAGTTCGGGCCGCAGGCGGTCGCGTCGAGCGCGTCCGACTCGGTGCGCTCCACGAGGGCATCGCCCGCGTCCGGCGTGAGGGTGGCGAGGACACCGCGGTCGTCTTCGCCGCCGAACCGTGGAAACACGTCCACACGCGGTTCGGCGGCTGGATCGACGGCATCTGTAGCGCGGCCGTGCTGTCACGGCTCGTGGCGGAGTCGGGGCTGTCCGCACTCAGAGAGCCAGTCACGGAGCGCCCGTACCGGAAGGTCAGCGTCTCCTGTCCGGACGACGCGAAGTCGGCGGTGATGGCCGACCTGACGACCAGTCTGCCCGAGGCGTTCCCCGAGGCCGAGGTGGACACCGACCACGGCGTCCGCCTGGAACTGCCGGACAGTTCGTGGGTGCTCGTCCGGCCGAGCGGTACGGAACCCTACGTCAGAGTCTACGCCGAGAGCGACGAGGTGGACGAACTGATCGACGCGGCGACCGACGTCGTCGAGTCGGTGGTCGCCGCCAACTGAGTTCGGTCGGGTCGACCCGGAGTCGGGTTCCACGGCCCGAGTCGCCTTCCACGCCCCGAAACCGGCCTCCACGAACCGAGGTCAGCCTCCACGAGCCGAGTCTGCCGGCGACGACCGCACCGAGTCGCTCCTGTCGGGGGAGTTCCCGATGCCGGAGTCCGGTTCGGTTTTCTCACACATCTGCCGTGTGAAACGACGCCTTTATGCCTAACTCTCGGCCTTGATACTGCATAGGTGTCCATAGATATGGATAGACGGACGTTCATCAAGGGGACGGGTGTCGCAGGCATCGCCGGACTCGCAGGCTGTACCGGCGGACCGACGCAGGAAGCGACAGAGAGTGCGACAGACACACCGACGGACTCCGGCGGCGACATGGAGGACACGGAGACCGAGACGACGACCGAGAGCGGGCCGGCCGCGAACGTCGGCATGGTCTACGCGCTCGGCGGTCTCGGCGACAAGTCGTTCAACGACGCCGCCAAGCGCGGTGTCGTGCAGGCCGAGGAGGAACTCGGCATCGCCTACGCCGAGGTCCAGCCCGAGGCGTCCGAGGAGTTCCCGCAGTTCCAGCGCCGGTACGCACAGTCGACGGACCCGAACTACGACCTCGTGTGCTGTATCGGCTTCGCCCAGCAGAGCGCGCTGGCGGAGACCGCACCGGGCTTCTCGGACCAGAACTTCATGCTCGTCGACGCCGTCGTCGACGAACCGAACGTCGCCAACTACGTCTTCCGCGAGGAGGAGGGCTCGTTCCAGGTCGGCCACCTCGCCGGCCTGATGACGACCCGGTCGTTCGACGCGGGGTCCGGCGAGACGCAGTCCGACTCGACGAACGTCGGCTTCGTCGGCGGCGTCGACGCGCCGCTGATCCGGAAGTTCCAGGCCGGCTTCGAGGCGGGTGTCAACTACGCCAACTCCGACGTAGACGTGAGCACGGCGTACGCCGGGTCGTTCTCCGACTCCGCACAGGGGAAGGAGATCGCCACGTCGATGTACCAGTCCGGTGCCGACATCGTCTACCACGCGGCCGGCGCGACCGGCCTCGGGGTCTTCCAGGCCGCGAAAGAGCAGGGCAAGTACGCCATCGGCGTCGACTCCGACCAGTCGCTGACCGAGCCGAACTTCGCCGACGTCATCATGGCGAGCATGGTCAAGCGCGTCGAGACGCCGGTGTACGAGTCGATCGAGAACGTCGTCAACGACGACTTCAACGGCGGTTCGACGACGACACTCGGACTGGAGGAGGACGGTGTCGCCTGCGTCTACGGCGACCAACTCGGCTCCG
This genomic window from Salinirubrum litoreum contains:
- a CDS encoding BMP family lipoprotein, translated to MDRRTFIKGTGVAGIAGLAGCTGGPTQEATESATDTPTDSGGDMEDTETETTTESGPAANVGMVYALGGLGDKSFNDAAKRGVVQAEEELGIAYAEVQPEASEEFPQFQRRYAQSTDPNYDLVCCIGFAQQSALAETAPGFSDQNFMLVDAVVDEPNVANYVFREEEGSFQVGHLAGLMTTRSFDAGSGETQSDSTNVGFVGGVDAPLIRKFQAGFEAGVNYANSDVDVSTAYAGSFSDSAQGKEIATSMYQSGADIVYHAAGATGLGVFQAAKEQGKYAIGVDSDQSLTEPNFADVIMASMVKRVETPVYESIENVVNDDFNGGSTTTLGLEEDGVACVYGDQLGSAIPQDVKDAVAETREGIISGDIDVPTEPQ